Proteins encoded together in one Variovorax paradoxus EPS window:
- a CDS encoding ABC transporter substrate-binding protein: MKRRTLAASAAFVALALSAACLPALAQTPAPKTLKVVAHADLKILDPTFTTAYISRNFGYMVYDTLFAQDSTGKPQPQMVEKYTASKDGKQWSFTLRPGLKFSDGSAVTSADVVASLQRWAARDSLGRAMTASGAEWKQVDARNFTLTLTEPFGMVLDALAKPSGFPPVVLPERLAKLPATAPLTEVLGSGPFIFKRDEWVPGNKAVFVRNPNYVARSEPPNGLAGSKKSNFERVEWLYLPDSNSAIAALKRGEVDIVEQLQPDYIAPLRTDSSVKIGSGGAYQGFLVMNQLHPPFNNPKVRQALLQAVNQERFVAAMGYPLDMRMAYCPTFFICGSPNETSAGAEPYRKADAAKAKKMLADAGYKGEKVVLLVPSDVPYLNAEALMAAQTMKSIGINVDAQNLDWASIGARRAKRDAPEAGGWNMYVTVAGEFDANSPISNAYLGAACGNTLPGWPCDKQLDELRTAWLKETVPAKRKELLDAFQARAYEAVPYINAGQYSAAFAARANLKGLDKLWAGMPMFWALDR; the protein is encoded by the coding sequence ATGAAACGACGAACGCTTGCCGCCTCTGCCGCCTTTGTTGCCCTGGCGCTTTCCGCCGCGTGCCTCCCGGCGCTCGCCCAGACACCCGCGCCCAAGACGCTCAAGGTGGTGGCGCATGCGGACCTGAAGATCCTCGACCCGACCTTCACAACCGCCTACATCTCGCGCAACTTCGGCTACATGGTCTACGACACCCTGTTCGCGCAGGACTCGACGGGCAAGCCGCAGCCGCAGATGGTCGAGAAGTACACGGCCTCGAAAGACGGCAAGCAGTGGAGCTTCACGCTGCGCCCGGGCCTGAAGTTCTCCGACGGCAGCGCCGTCACCTCGGCCGATGTGGTCGCCTCGTTGCAACGCTGGGCCGCGCGCGACAGCCTGGGCCGCGCGATGACCGCGAGCGGCGCGGAGTGGAAGCAGGTCGATGCGCGCAACTTCACGCTCACCCTCACCGAGCCCTTCGGCATGGTGCTCGATGCGCTGGCCAAGCCCTCGGGCTTTCCGCCGGTGGTGCTGCCCGAGCGCCTGGCCAAGCTGCCGGCCACCGCGCCGCTCACCGAGGTGCTGGGCTCGGGCCCCTTCATCTTCAAGCGCGACGAATGGGTGCCGGGCAACAAGGCGGTGTTCGTGCGCAACCCCAACTACGTGGCGCGCAGCGAACCGCCGAACGGCCTCGCAGGCAGCAAGAAGAGCAACTTCGAGCGTGTCGAATGGCTGTACCTGCCTGATTCGAACAGCGCGATCGCGGCCCTGAAGCGCGGCGAAGTCGACATCGTCGAGCAACTGCAGCCCGACTACATCGCACCACTGCGCACCGACTCGAGCGTGAAGATCGGCTCGGGCGGCGCCTACCAGGGCTTTCTGGTGATGAACCAGCTGCATCCGCCCTTCAACAATCCGAAGGTGCGTCAGGCCTTGCTGCAGGCGGTGAACCAGGAGCGCTTCGTCGCGGCCATGGGCTATCCGCTCGACATGCGCATGGCTTACTGCCCCACCTTCTTCATCTGCGGCAGCCCGAACGAAACCTCGGCCGGCGCCGAGCCCTACCGCAAGGCCGACGCGGCCAAGGCCAAGAAGATGCTGGCCGATGCGGGCTACAAGGGCGAGAAGGTCGTGCTGCTGGTGCCGAGCGACGTGCCCTACCTCAACGCCGAGGCGCTGATGGCCGCGCAGACCATGAAGAGCATCGGCATCAACGTTGACGCGCAGAACCTGGACTGGGCCTCCATCGGCGCGCGCCGCGCCAAGCGCGATGCGCCCGAGGCCGGCGGCTGGAACATGTACGTGACGGTGGCCGGCGAGTTCGATGCCAACTCACCGATCAGCAACGCTTACCTGGGCGCGGCCTGCGGCAACACGCTGCCGGGATGGCCCTGCGACAAACAGCTGGACGAGCTGCGCACCGCCTGGCTGAAAGAGACCGTGCCCGCCAAGCGCAAGGAACTGCTCGACGCCTTCCAGGCCCGTGCCTACGAGGCCGTGCCGTACATCAACGCGGGCCAGTACTCGGCCGCCTTCGCCGCGCGCGCCAACCTCAAGGGGCTGGACAAGCTCTGGGCCGGCATGCCGATGTTCTGGGCGCTCGACCGCTGA
- a CDS encoding M81 family metallopeptidase, which yields MRVFSASLATETNTFGPMPTGLASFKDRGHFPAGKHPDAMTLFSGPLWAARMRGADKGWQLFEGMVAGAQPSGTTTRHAYETLRDELLDDLRAVLPVDMVLLGLHGAMVADGYDDCEGDLLARVRQIVGPKVVIGAELDPHNHLTPEMIANADLMISFKEYPHTDVLERGLELVDICAAMVEGKVKPVAAVVDCDMIVTVHTSREPALGFVKRMQSLEGKDGVLSISLTHGFSWGDVPEMGTKVLVYTDGDQAKADALARQLADEVIAMRDGLTVNYPSIDASLDEALAFDGGPVVLSDGADNPGGGAASDSTFILRRMVERGITNAALGPMWDPIAVRIAFDAGVGAKLAMRIGGKISPLSGDPLDLECTVKALKHELVMTGLAGTPTLMGDSALIEANGIEIVLITLRNQAMGTDLFTQLGCDLAAKKIVVVKSSQHFYASYSKVAKHVIYAGAPGAVTLDLNTLPYKKARLPKWPIGVAA from the coding sequence ATGCGTGTCTTCAGCGCCTCGCTCGCCACCGAAACCAACACCTTCGGCCCGATGCCGACCGGCCTCGCCTCGTTCAAGGACCGCGGCCACTTCCCCGCCGGCAAGCACCCGGATGCGATGACGCTGTTCTCGGGCCCGCTGTGGGCCGCCCGCATGCGCGGCGCGGACAAGGGCTGGCAGCTCTTCGAAGGCATGGTGGCCGGCGCGCAACCCAGCGGCACGACCACGCGCCACGCGTATGAAACGCTGCGTGACGAGCTGCTCGACGACCTGCGCGCGGTGCTGCCCGTGGACATGGTGCTGCTCGGCCTGCACGGCGCGATGGTGGCCGACGGCTACGACGACTGCGAAGGCGACCTGCTGGCGCGCGTGCGGCAGATCGTCGGGCCCAAGGTGGTGATCGGTGCCGAACTCGATCCGCACAACCACCTGACGCCCGAGATGATCGCCAACGCGGACCTGATGATCTCCTTCAAGGAGTACCCGCACACCGACGTGCTGGAACGCGGGCTCGAGCTGGTGGACATCTGCGCCGCGATGGTCGAAGGCAAGGTGAAGCCGGTGGCCGCGGTGGTCGACTGCGACATGATCGTCACGGTCCACACCTCGCGGGAACCTGCACTTGGTTTCGTCAAGCGCATGCAGTCGCTCGAAGGCAAGGACGGGGTGCTCTCGATCTCGCTCACGCACGGCTTCTCGTGGGGCGACGTGCCGGAGATGGGCACCAAGGTACTGGTCTACACCGATGGCGACCAGGCCAAGGCCGACGCGCTCGCGCGCCAGCTTGCGGATGAAGTGATCGCGATGCGCGACGGTCTCACCGTGAATTACCCGAGCATCGATGCCTCGCTCGACGAGGCATTGGCCTTCGACGGCGGCCCCGTGGTGCTGTCCGATGGCGCCGACAACCCCGGCGGCGGCGCGGCCAGCGACTCCACCTTCATCCTGCGCCGCATGGTCGAGCGCGGCATCACCAACGCGGCGCTCGGCCCGATGTGGGACCCGATCGCGGTGCGCATCGCCTTCGATGCGGGCGTGGGCGCGAAGCTCGCAATGCGCATCGGCGGCAAGATCAGCCCGCTCTCGGGCGATCCGCTCGACCTCGAATGCACCGTGAAGGCGCTCAAGCACGAACTGGTGATGACGGGCCTTGCCGGCACGCCCACGCTGATGGGCGACAGCGCGCTCATCGAAGCCAACGGCATCGAGATCGTGCTGATCACCCTGCGCAACCAGGCGATGGGCACTGACCTGTTCACGCAACTGGGCTGCGACCTCGCGGCCAAGAAGATCGTCGTCGTGAAGTCGTCGCAGCACTTCTACGCGTCGTACTCGAAGGTCGCGAAGCATGTGATCTACGCGGGCGCACCAGGCGCCGTGACGTTGGATCTCAACACCCTGCCCTACAAGAAAGCGCGCCTGCCCAAGTGGCCTATTGGCGTCGCGGCCTGA
- a CDS encoding NAD(P)/FAD-dependent oxidoreductase, translated as MTSTTTAPMVADYLVIGGGIAGASVANWLAPHARVILLEREAQPGYHSTGRSAALFMESYGTPQVRALTMASRAFLQHPPEGFSEHPLLTPRGALMVGGTAQLAELDAHWDVLRAMDTGASRLSSEEALAMVPALRPDQVAGAVYEPDAADMDVHAIHQGYLRGMRKAGGKLVCDADVTAVERIGEMWRVTAGGNVYEAPVVLNAAGAWVDTIARLAGVRPIGIEPRRRSAFIFAPPEGESVAHWPMVFNADEGWYIKPDAGMLLGSPANADPVDPQDVQPEELDIAIAIHRIEEATTLAIRRPTRTWAGLRSFVADGDLVGGFDPDAPGFFWVAAQGGYGIQTSAAMGEACAALARGLPLPERIANFGLTAEMLGPQRLRIAAAA; from the coding sequence ATGACCTCAACAACAACAGCGCCCATGGTGGCCGACTACCTCGTGATCGGCGGCGGGATTGCCGGGGCTTCGGTGGCCAATTGGCTCGCTCCGCATGCCCGCGTGATCCTGCTCGAACGCGAAGCCCAGCCGGGCTATCACTCCACCGGCCGCTCGGCCGCACTCTTCATGGAAAGCTACGGCACGCCGCAGGTGCGCGCCCTCACCATGGCGAGCCGCGCGTTTCTTCAGCATCCCCCCGAAGGCTTCTCCGAGCACCCGCTGCTCACGCCGCGCGGCGCGCTGATGGTCGGCGGCACGGCACAGCTCGCGGAGCTCGATGCCCACTGGGATGTACTGCGCGCGATGGATACCGGCGCCAGTCGCCTGAGCAGCGAAGAAGCCCTCGCGATGGTGCCCGCCCTCCGGCCGGACCAGGTGGCCGGCGCCGTGTACGAACCCGATGCGGCCGACATGGACGTGCACGCCATCCACCAGGGCTACCTGCGTGGCATGCGCAAGGCCGGCGGCAAGCTCGTGTGCGATGCGGACGTGACGGCCGTGGAGCGCATCGGCGAGATGTGGCGCGTGACGGCCGGCGGCAACGTCTACGAAGCCCCGGTGGTGCTCAATGCCGCGGGCGCATGGGTCGACACCATCGCCAGGCTCGCGGGCGTGCGGCCCATCGGCATCGAGCCGCGGCGGCGCTCGGCCTTCATCTTCGCGCCACCCGAGGGCGAGAGCGTCGCGCACTGGCCCATGGTCTTCAATGCCGACGAGGGCTGGTACATCAAGCCCGACGCCGGCATGCTGCTCGGCTCGCCGGCCAACGCCGACCCGGTCGATCCGCAGGACGTGCAGCCCGAAGAGCTCGACATCGCCATCGCCATCCACCGCATCGAAGAGGCGACCACGCTCGCCATCCGCCGCCCCACGCGCACCTGGGCGGGCCTTCGCTCCTTCGTGGCCGATGGCGACCTCGTCGGCGGCTTCGACCCCGATGCGCCCGGCTTCTTCTGGGTCGCGGCGCAAGGCGGCTACGGCATCCAGACCTCGGCGGCGATGGGCGAAGCCTGCGCCGCGCTGGCCCGCGGGCTGCCGCTGCCCGAGCGCATCGCGAACTTCGGGCTCACGGCCGAGATGCTCGGGCCGCAGCGGCTGCGCATTGCCGCGGCTGCCTGA
- a CDS encoding helix-turn-helix domain-containing protein translates to MNPHTGTKPGTKPKDEAPTLDRTTFGHRLRTARKRFGWTLAQLAERSGVSITTISRAERGQLALGYENFAALGRALEMDMNAMFAGAGVKPAQFDGPVVTRAGKGVVYRGLSFAYEFLGTTAAGKQMSPVVGTVHARRINGPEDFARHPGEEFAYVLSGEIEVHFDTGEVVHLARGDSLYYDSSIGHAYVSVSRQLAKIVGVTSGESGHMKSAREAPVLKPARKAVAKKAGRGGKS, encoded by the coding sequence GTGAATCCACACACAGGGACCAAGCCGGGGACGAAGCCAAAGGACGAGGCGCCCACGCTGGACCGCACCACTTTCGGCCACCGCCTGCGCACCGCGCGCAAGCGTTTCGGCTGGACGCTGGCGCAATTGGCCGAGCGTTCGGGCGTGTCGATCACCACCATCTCGCGCGCCGAGCGCGGCCAGCTCGCGCTGGGCTATGAAAACTTCGCCGCGCTGGGCCGAGCGCTGGAGATGGACATGAACGCGATGTTCGCGGGCGCCGGCGTCAAGCCCGCGCAGTTCGATGGACCGGTGGTCACGCGCGCGGGCAAGGGCGTGGTCTACCGCGGACTCTCGTTCGCCTACGAGTTCCTTGGCACCACGGCGGCCGGCAAGCAGATGAGCCCGGTCGTCGGCACGGTGCATGCGCGCCGCATCAACGGCCCGGAAGACTTCGCGCGGCATCCGGGCGAAGAGTTCGCGTATGTGTTGTCGGGCGAGATCGAGGTGCACTTCGACACGGGTGAAGTCGTGCACCTCGCGCGCGGCGATTCGCTGTACTACGACAGCAGCATCGGCCATGCGTACGTGAGCGTGAGCCGGCAGCTCGCGAAGATCGTCGGCGTGACCTCCGGGGAGAGCGGACACATGAAGTCGGCGCGCGAGGCGCCTGTGCTGAAGCCGGCACGCAAGGCGGTGGCGAAGAAGGCAGGGCGCGGCGGCAAGAGCTGA
- a CDS encoding DUF1428 domain-containing protein: MTYIDCYLAPVPRANKAVYEKMAAASAEVTRAHGALRVTECWLDESGPDASTYHGESARRDADQYTSFIEAAGAKEGEAVVMSWVEWPDKAARDIGMAKMTSDPRMQFEGQVPVFDGSRLIAGGFLPMISL; encoded by the coding sequence ATGACCTATATCGACTGCTACCTGGCACCCGTGCCCCGCGCCAACAAGGCCGTCTACGAGAAGATGGCCGCTGCCTCCGCCGAGGTGACCCGGGCGCACGGCGCGCTGCGTGTGACGGAATGCTGGCTCGATGAATCCGGCCCCGACGCATCGACCTACCACGGTGAAAGTGCGCGCCGCGACGCAGACCAATACACGAGCTTCATCGAGGCTGCCGGCGCCAAGGAAGGCGAGGCTGTCGTGATGTCCTGGGTCGAGTGGCCCGACAAGGCCGCGAGGGACATAGGGATGGCCAAGATGACAAGCGATCCGCGGATGCAGTTCGAGGGGCAGGTTCCCGTGTTCGATGGCTCTCGCCTCATCGCCGGGGGCTTTCTGCCCATGATCTCCCTGTAG
- a CDS encoding LysR family transcriptional regulator, translating into MRELSLDHLRTLVAIADLGSLANAARALHLAAPTVTVQIAELESRLGGQLLVRGRGPAQATALGERFIARARRLLADADDAVEDVRRQLAGQTGRVRVGASTGTIAHLLPPALKRLAQHHPGIDVNVQVLTSNDSMARLAAGSLDLAVVALPQPPVRGVHVTPLRREAVVAFLPADWKAPRRLTPQWLAERPLIMNDASTRLYRLTAEWFSAAGVHCRPRIELNYNDAIRTLVAAGYGAALLPEESHADDKEPAHDPRIAIRPLSPALWRQLGLAVSDRGASGPTRFVLEALQPGKHASAA; encoded by the coding sequence ATGCGAGAACTCAGCCTTGACCATCTGCGCACCCTCGTCGCCATCGCCGATCTCGGCTCCCTGGCGAATGCTGCGCGCGCCCTTCACCTGGCGGCCCCCACCGTCACCGTTCAGATCGCGGAACTGGAGTCGCGCCTGGGTGGCCAGTTGCTCGTTCGCGGGAGAGGGCCCGCGCAAGCGACCGCCCTGGGCGAGCGATTCATCGCGCGTGCCCGCAGGCTGCTCGCGGACGCGGACGACGCAGTGGAAGACGTTCGACGCCAGCTCGCCGGCCAGACGGGCCGCGTGCGCGTGGGTGCCTCGACGGGCACCATTGCGCACCTGCTGCCGCCCGCGCTCAAGCGTCTTGCCCAGCACCATCCCGGCATCGACGTGAACGTGCAGGTGCTGACCTCCAACGACAGCATGGCCCGGCTCGCCGCGGGCAGCCTGGACCTCGCGGTCGTGGCGCTGCCGCAGCCGCCTGTGCGCGGCGTTCATGTCACGCCGCTGCGGCGCGAGGCCGTCGTCGCCTTTCTGCCGGCGGACTGGAAGGCACCCAGGCGGCTCACGCCGCAATGGCTGGCCGAACGGCCGCTGATCATGAACGACGCCTCCACGCGTCTCTATCGACTGACCGCGGAATGGTTCTCCGCGGCTGGCGTGCATTGCCGGCCGCGCATCGAGCTCAACTACAACGATGCGATCAGGACGCTGGTCGCGGCCGGTTATGGAGCGGCCTTGCTGCCTGAGGAATCGCACGCCGACGACAAAGAGCCCGCGCATGACCCTCGCATCGCCATTCGTCCGCTCAGCCCGGCGCTGTGGCGGCAGCTGGGCCTCGCGGTCAGCGACCGTGGTGCGAGCGGGCCGACGCGTTTCGTGCTGGAGGCATTGCAGCCTGGGAAGCACGCTTCGGCTGCTTGA
- the argC gene encoding N-acetyl-gamma-glutamyl-phosphate reductase has protein sequence MDLNIFIDGDQGTTGLDLQNRLRGGEFRIRTLPANLRKDAAARRAALNESDIAILCLPDAAARDAVAMIENPSVRVIDASSAHRTSPGWVYGLPELDAQQGERIASALRVTNPGCYPTAAVALLRPLTDAGLLPADYPLVIHAVSGYSGQGRAGVEAYEAGVGAGAHSLKVYGLALEHKHVPEIETYAGLTERPIFVPAYGSYRQGIVLTIGLHARMLPVGVSGARIHECLMERYRDAAHVRVMPMSSAAPMTELDPQVHNGSNDMSLGVAWNERTGQIVLGAVLDNLGKGAAGAAVQNLRLMAGALLPVA, from the coding sequence ATGGACCTCAACATCTTTATCGACGGCGATCAGGGCACCACTGGCCTCGACCTGCAGAACCGCCTGCGCGGCGGGGAATTTCGCATCCGCACATTGCCGGCCAACCTGCGCAAGGACGCGGCTGCGCGCCGGGCCGCCCTCAACGAGAGCGACATCGCCATCCTGTGCCTGCCCGATGCCGCGGCGCGCGATGCGGTGGCGATGATCGAGAACCCTTCGGTGCGCGTCATCGACGCCAGCTCGGCGCACCGCACCAGCCCCGGCTGGGTCTACGGCCTGCCGGAGCTCGATGCGCAACAGGGCGAGCGCATCGCGTCTGCACTGCGGGTCACGAATCCGGGCTGCTACCCCACGGCCGCGGTTGCCCTGCTGCGACCGCTGACGGATGCGGGGCTGCTGCCTGCCGACTATCCGCTGGTCATTCACGCCGTCTCGGGCTATTCGGGCCAGGGCAGGGCGGGAGTGGAAGCGTATGAGGCCGGGGTGGGCGCGGGCGCGCATTCACTGAAGGTCTACGGCCTTGCACTCGAGCACAAGCACGTGCCGGAAATCGAGACCTATGCCGGCTTGACGGAGCGTCCCATCTTCGTGCCGGCATACGGCAGTTATCGGCAGGGCATCGTGCTCACCATCGGACTGCACGCGCGGATGCTTCCCGTCGGTGTGTCTGGCGCGCGCATCCATGAGTGCCTCATGGAGCGGTACCGCGATGCGGCACATGTGCGCGTGATGCCGATGTCTTCTGCCGCGCCGATGACGGAGCTCGATCCGCAAGTGCACAACGGATCGAACGACATGAGCTTGGGTGTCGCGTGGAATGAACGCACGGGGCAGATCGTCTTGGGGGCGGTTCTGGACAACCTGGGCAAAGGGGCCGCGGGGGCGGCGGTGCAGAACCTGCGGTTGATGGCGGGGGCATTGTTGCCTGTGGCGTGA
- a CDS encoding DUF4287 domain-containing protein has product MTETTKVKGPASYFPSIEKTYEKPIAHWMNVLQDAGPLKHMELVNRLKTEHQIGHGHANALVAAFLTKK; this is encoded by the coding sequence ATGACAGAAACGACCAAAGTCAAAGGCCCTGCCTCGTACTTTCCTTCGATTGAAAAAACCTACGAGAAGCCAATCGCCCACTGGATGAATGTTCTTCAGGATGCAGGCCCTCTCAAACACATGGAGCTCGTGAACCGGCTCAAGACGGAGCATCAAATCGGCCACGGACACGCAAACGCGCTGGTGGCGGCATTCCTGACGAAGAAGTAG
- a CDS encoding DUF2200 domain-containing protein, giving the protein MPKHSIFTMAFAKVYPMYVQKAERKGRTKEEVDQIICWLTGYDEAGLRRQIERQNDFQTFFAEAPALHPNSSLIKGVVCGVRVEDVDDPLMQKIRYLDKLIDELAKGKAMEKILQV; this is encoded by the coding sequence ATGCCCAAGCATTCAATTTTCACGATGGCCTTCGCGAAGGTCTATCCGATGTACGTCCAAAAAGCGGAACGCAAGGGTCGAACGAAAGAAGAAGTCGACCAGATCATTTGCTGGCTGACGGGCTATGACGAAGCAGGACTGCGTCGGCAGATCGAACGGCAGAACGACTTCCAGACTTTCTTTGCCGAGGCGCCGGCCCTTCACCCGAACAGCTCGCTCATCAAGGGCGTGGTCTGCGGCGTTCGCGTGGAAGACGTCGACGATCCACTCATGCAGAAGATCCGCTACCTGGACAAGCTGATCGACGAGCTTGCCAAAGGAAAGGCGATGGAAAAAATTCTGCAGGTGTAG
- a CDS encoding glutamate carboxypeptidase: MSMRSSSFFALRSIALASGLALAAIAVQAAPDAKLLAAAEKAQPAVIDNLKEMVQIESGSLNVDGLLKMADVIEGRLKAAGFKTERRKTEAGAGADIVIGTLKGTGKRKIMLQGHMDTVYAAGILGSQPYKVDGNRIYGPGIADDKGGIAVMLASLKILADAGWRDYDTLTVLVNPDEEVGSVGSGELIATTADLHDTVLSFEPTAAKSVAKGESLLLGAAGIAQATMEVKGRAAHAGAAPELGRNALYELSYQMLQTKDLAKDIPGVTLNWTVARATGPINQITEKAQALGDIRITQPGAEKKLNEVLQAKIASGKLIPDTETTVKVEVGRPAFVAGAKGRALAEKAQAIYKEIDRDLALTPMTGGGTDAGFAGRSGKATVVESFGLAGFGYHARDEYIEVDSIVPRIYLVTRLLTEIGKQ, from the coding sequence ATGTCCATGCGCTCTTCGTCCTTCTTCGCCCTGCGTTCCATCGCGCTGGCCTCCGGTCTCGCCCTGGCCGCCATCGCCGTGCAGGCCGCGCCCGATGCCAAGCTGCTCGCCGCCGCGGAGAAGGCGCAGCCCGCCGTCATCGACAACCTCAAGGAGATGGTGCAGATCGAATCGGGGAGCCTCAACGTCGATGGCCTGCTCAAGATGGCCGATGTGATCGAGGGCCGCCTGAAGGCTGCGGGCTTCAAGACCGAGCGCCGCAAGACAGAGGCCGGCGCGGGCGCCGACATCGTCATCGGCACGCTCAAGGGCACGGGCAAGCGCAAGATCATGCTGCAGGGCCACATGGACACGGTGTATGCGGCGGGCATCCTCGGCAGCCAGCCCTACAAGGTAGACGGCAACCGCATCTACGGCCCGGGCATCGCCGACGACAAGGGCGGCATCGCGGTGATGCTGGCCTCGCTGAAGATCCTGGCCGACGCGGGCTGGCGCGACTACGACACGCTCACCGTGCTGGTGAACCCCGATGAAGAAGTGGGCTCGGTGGGCTCGGGCGAACTCATCGCCACCACGGCGGACCTGCACGACACGGTGCTGTCGTTCGAGCCGACGGCCGCCAAGTCGGTGGCCAAGGGCGAGTCGCTGCTGCTCGGCGCGGCCGGCATCGCGCAGGCGACGATGGAAGTGAAGGGCCGCGCGGCGCACGCGGGCGCCGCGCCCGAGCTGGGCCGCAATGCGCTGTACGAGCTGTCGTACCAGATGCTGCAGACCAAGGACCTCGCGAAAGACATCCCGGGCGTGACGCTCAACTGGACCGTGGCGCGCGCCACCGGCCCGATCAACCAGATCACCGAGAAGGCGCAGGCACTGGGCGACATCCGCATCACGCAGCCGGGTGCGGAGAAGAAGCTCAACGAAGTGCTGCAGGCGAAGATCGCGAGCGGCAAGCTGATTCCCGATACCGAGACGACGGTGAAGGTCGAGGTAGGCCGCCCGGCGTTCGTGGCGGGCGCGAAGGGCCGCGCATTGGCCGAGAAGGCGCAGGCGATCTACAAGGAAATCGACCGCGACCTCGCGCTCACGCCGATGACCGGTGGCGGCACCGACGCTGGTTTCGCCGGCCGATCGGGCAAGGCGACGGTGGTCGAGAGCTTCGGCCTCGCGGGCTTCGGCTATCACGCACGCGACGAGTACATCGAAGTCGATTCGATCGTGCCGCGCATCTACCTCGTCACGCGGCTGCTGACCGAGATCGGCAAGCAGTAA